Within Kutzneria chonburiensis, the genomic segment GCCAGCTTCACCGTGAAGCTGGACGCCGCGTCGCTGGCACAACCCGGCGTGTACACGGCTTCGCTGGAGGTCGCCGCTGTTGTGCCGCACCCGCTCGCGGCGATTCCCGTCACCTTCACGGTGAAGCCGCCCGCGACCTGGGGCAAGATCACCGGCACGGTGACCAGCGTCGCCTGCAAGGGCGGCACGCCGCCGATTCCGGGCGCGACCGTGCAGATCGACACGTGGGCGGCGTCGTACACGCTCAAGACCGACGCCGGCGGCAACTACGTGCTGTGGCTGGACAACCGGAACAACCCGCTGACGCTGATCGTCGCGCGGGACGGCTGGCAGCCGCAGACCCGGCAGGTGAAGATCGCCAAGGGCAAGTCGGTGACCGCCGATTTCGCCCTGAAACCGGTGTCCTGCTAGGCTTTCGCTGAGGAAGGCCCCCGCTGCCGGCGGGGGCCTTCCCTTGCCTCAGGCCGTGTTGTTGGCCAGTGCCAGCAGGCGCGTCGCCGAGCCGTTGAACTGGTCCTGATCGCCCGGGAAGGTGCCGCTGTCGGCGAACTGCCAGAACGTCCAGGTCGCCCAGCCCGCCGGCAGAGTGCCCGGGCTGGAGCTGTAGCGGGCGATGAACAGCGGGTTGGTGGAGCTCAGGCCGCTCCAGTTGCCCGTGCACTTCGTCCACCAGTCCGTGGTGGTGTAGACCGTGGCCCAGCGGGTCGTCCTGGCGTGCAGTTCGTTGTTGAAGGCCGTGATCCAGCTGCGCATCGAGGCCTGGGTCAGGCCGTAGCACTGGTCGCCGCTGGGGGCGTATTCGATGTCCAGCATGGGCGGCAGGGTCTTGCCGTCCTTGGACCAGCCGCCGCCGTGCGCGACGAAGTAGTCCGCCTGGGCCGCGCCGCCGGACAGGTTCGGGCGGGCGAAGTGGTAGGCGCCGCGGATCAGGCCCGCGTTGTAGGAGCCGTTGTACTGGTGGGCGAAGGTCGGGTCGGTGTACGTCGTGCCTTCGGTTGCCTTGACGTAGGCGAACTTCGCGCCCTTCGAGGCCACCGAGGCCCAGTCCACGTTGCCTTGGTAGTGGCTGACGTCCAGGCCCGGCAGGCCGGCCAGCGGTGCGAACCCGCTGCGGCCCCCTCCCTCGTGCTTGGCCACCTCCGAGCCCGCCCAGTGCAGGGCCGGGTCGTCCGGGTTCGTTGCCGCGTTCGCGGTGGCAGTGGTGGCTGTCGTGATGAGTAGCAGGCCGGCCAGCACGCCGGCGATTCGACTGGTGCGCATCTGCGACTCCCCAGGTCCGGCGCGGCCGGCAGGGGTGTGCGGCCGCGTTGATCGCATCGTGGCCGATCAGCAACGGCATGGCCAGAGTTTCGGTGAATTAGTCACCTTTCGAGGAAGGTGATATCTACATGCTAGAGTGGCAGTATCACTCGCGAGCAGGGGAGGTGCCGTGGCCGAGCGCAAGGGCGTGCTGCTCAGGTTGGACCCCGCCGTCCACGACGCCCTGGCCCGTTGGGCCGCGGACGAGCTGCGCAGCACCAACGCCCAGATCGAGTTCCTGCTCCGCAAGGCCCTCGTCGATGCCGGCCGCATGCCCTCGGGCGTCGGCGGCATCCCCGAAGGGGCCGTCCGCCCAAAGACCAGACCTGAACCCCCGCGAGTCCCGGTCAGCGTCAGGGTGAGTTGCGCGTTTGGGGTGAACCCCCGCGAGTCACGCTCTCGGGCGCCGAGGCGAGTTCCGCCCTCGGGCATTACCCGGCGTGGTGCGTAGCTGGGTGGGCCCGAGGGCGGAACTCTCCTGCCCGAGAGCGTGACTCGCGTGGGCGGTGCTAGTTGCGGTTGACGGTGAACGTGCTGGTCGTGTTCCTGATGTCGATGAAGTTGTTGGACAGCTTCAGATTGGTGAACGTGGCCGAGCCGACGGCCGGGCCCTGGCCGGCTTCGGGGAGCTCGTTGGCCCAGATGCCGAAGCCGGACTTGGCGTTGTAGGCGTCGCCGGACTGCTGCGCGCCGCTGATGGACACGTTGGTCAGGACGGTGTCGGTGATGGGCTGCAACGGCGCCCCGCCGACGTAGTCGGTCTGGAACATGATGCCGCTGTAGGTCGGATTGACGATGTCGACATCGCTGACGCGAATGCCCTGGAACTTCTGGTTGGCGGAGAACATCCAGATGCCGGGGAAGGTCTGCGCGCCCCAGAAGTGGCCGCCGGCCCGGACGATGGAGACGTTCTGGATGGTGGTGGGATCGGGACCGAAGTCCTTCATGGGGTAGCCGAAGTTCAAGCTGCTCACGGTGATGCCGGCGTAGGTGAGCATGTCGGCCACGTACAGGTTGCGGAACGTGTTGTCCTCGCCGCCGTAGACGGCGAAGCCGGCGGCCCGCCAGGTGAGCACGGCGGTGAGGTTCTCGAACACGTTGCCGGTCTCGTTGCCGCCGCCGGCATCGGTGGCGGCGAACATCGCGAAGCTGTCGTCACCGGTCGACCGGGCCTCGTCGTTGACGATGTGGTTGTTGGAACTGCCGTTGGTCATGTTCACGCCATCGGCGAAGGTGTCCCGGATCCGCGAGTTGGAAATGGTGATGTTCTGGACGTTCTGGCCCCAGAACAGGCACATCTGGTGCTCGATCCAGATGTTGTCCAACGTGATGTTGGAGACGTTGGTCATGTTGAAGACCTTGCCCGGGCCGTCCTGCCGGCTGTTCCAGTTGCCGAAGAACGCCATGCCGGACACCTTGGAACCGTTGGCGCTGCTCTGGATGTCGATGCCGACGTCGGTGTTGGTCTGGCCGCTCGGCGACAGGAACCGGGTGTACCACGGCCCGGCGCCGACGACGGTGATCGCCTTGCCGTAGATGGTCATCTTGGAGCTGATCGAGTAGTCGCCGGTCGGCAGGTACACGCCGGTGAGCGTGGTGTCCTGGCGCACCTTGTCGAACGCGGCCTGCACGTCCTGCTGGGTGAAACCGGCGGGCACGGCGTAGTGCGCGGGATCCGGGTTCGCCTGTGCGGTGGCCAGTTCCAGGTTGATGAAGTCGATCGCGAAGTTGCCGGCGTTCGACGCGTCCTTCTGGAGCTTGATCTTGTGACCGGCCGGCACGGTGGTGCCGAGCAGCACGTTGGCCTCGTCGTAGATGTGCCGCGGCGCACCGGCACCGGGGTCGTTGCCGGGTGACGCCTCGGCGCCGTACAGCCACGCGTACTGCGAGGTCAGGCTGATCGGCTTGAGCAGAGTGCCGTCCACGTAGATGTCCAAAGTGGACGAAGTGCCGTCGGGGATGGAGAACCGGGTGACGAGGGTGTTGGTGGCCTCACGGGTGGTGAACTCGACCGAGGAGCCGGTGGAGTTCAGCGTGACGGCCTGCCGGCCGGACGCCTCGCCGGCGAGGTCGCCGATCGTCCGATTAGGACTGAGCACGGCCGCGCCGCCGCCGAGCACACCGGATTCCGCCTCGTACGAGTCGTACGGCATGTTGGCGCCGCGTCCCACGAACAGGCTGGACGTGCTGGTGTTGTTGCCCTGCTTGACCGGCAACTCGTTGGCGTCGTTGGCCACCGTCGTGGTGACGGTGTAGTTGCCGTTGGCCGCGGTCCAACTCCCGACATTCACCGGGCTGGCCGTCGCGCCGGCGTTGATCACACCGCTGACCGAGCCGGTCAGCGTCGCCACCGTGGAACCGTTGGAGGAGACCGTGACGGTGATGCCGTGCGCCCCACCAGCCGACGCGATGGTGCCCTGGTTCTTCACCGTCACCGAGAACTGCACCGGGTTGCCCGCCGACGGGTTGCTCGGCGTCCAGTTCGTGGTGGCCACCAGGTCGCTGCTCTGCACCGGTGTGACCACGAGCGCGGTCGGGTTGGTGTAGGAGTTGTTGGCCTCGTTCTGCTCGATGACCTTGTTGGACTCGTCCACCTTGGCGGTCAGCTGGTACGAGCCGGCGTCGCGGGTGCCGATGGACGCGGACACGGTGCTGGACGCGCCCGCGGCCAATGCGCCGACCGATGCGGTGCCGACCTTGGTGGTGCCGAGGTAGAAGTTGACGTCGGTCGCGCCGGCCGGCAGCGTACCGGCGTTCTTGACGGTGGCGCTGGCCGTGATCGAGTCGGTCTCGACCGGCGACGCCGGCGTCCACGACGACCCGGTGACGGTCAGGTCCGGGTTGGGCGCGGGCACGCCGAACACCTGGAACTCGGCCGCCTGACCGCCGCCCGCGCCGGAGTTCGCGGTGAACTTCAGCTGCACGTCGGCGACGCGCGCGGACACCGGGATGGTGACCGTGTTGCCGGAGGCCGGATCGAACGCGTACGACTTCGCGGCGACCAGGCTGGTGAAGCCGGTGGCGCTCTGCTCGCGGCCCAGCACCTCGATGGTCTGCGTGCGCGGACCCCAGATGCTGGCCGGGTTCAGCTTCACCACAACGGAACTGGTGTCCGCGTTGGACCCCAGCTGGGTGGTCAGCGTCTGCGGGTACGTGCCGCCGGCGCCCTCCCAGTAGGTGGTGACGTCGTTGTCGTTGGCGTTGGTGGCGACGAAGTTCAGCGTCGTCGAAGAGGCAGTGATCGGCTTGCCCACGGCCAGGTTCGTGCCGGGGTCGCCGGTGCCGCTGCCGGTCCGCGTAACGCTGTTGCTGTTACCCGACTGGTTGCCGGCGGCGTCGTGCGCCCGCACGAAGTACGTGACGGTCGCGGTGTCGGGCTGGCTGTCGGTGTAGGTCAGCGTGGTGCCGGAAACGCTGGTGCGCAACGAGTTGTTGGCGTAGACGTCGTAACCGGTGACGCCGACGTTGTCGGTCGAGGCGTTCCAGGTCAGCTTGATCTGCCCGGAAGCCGGCTGCGTGTAGGCCAGTGCGGAAGGCGCGGTCGGCGGCTGCGTGTCGCCGCTGCTCGGGCCGTACACCTCGAACTCCGAGACCTGACCGGCCGGCCATCCCGTGTTGCCGGTGATGTTCAGCCGCAGGTACCGGGTGGTGACCGGGGTGTAGTTGATCGTCACGGTGTTGTTGGACGCCGGGTCGAAGGTGTAGCCGGCGGACGCGACGAGCTGCGAGAAGGTGCTGCCGTCGGTGCTGCCCTGCACGGACAGCGTCTGGGTGCGCGCGCCCCAGTTCGCGGTCGGCAGCTTGAGCACGATCTGCGTGCTGCTCACCGACGCCCCGAGGTCGACCTGCAACCACTGCGGGAAGGCATTGTTGGTGCTCTCCCAGTAGGTGCCCTGGTTGCCGTCGTTGGCGTTGCCGGGCGCGTAGTTCTGCACGTAGCCGCTGGAGCTCATGGCCTTGCCGGCGGCCAGGTTGGTGGCGTCGACGGCGGCCGGCACGGCCTCGAGGTCGGACAGCTGGGCCTGCGAGCCGGCCGAGTTGTCGGTGATCTCGACGCGGAGGTAGCGCGTGAGCTGGGTGCCGAAGTCGACCCGGACCGTGTTGTCGGACTTGGGATCGAAGGTGTACTTCTTCGAGCCGGCCAGGGTGCTGTAGCCCTTGCCGTCATCGCTGCCTTGGACGGACAGCGTCTCGGTGCGGCTGGCCCAGCCGGCCGGCACCTTCATCACCACGCCGCCGATGCGGCTGATCTTGCCCAGGTCGACCTGCGCCCACTGCGGGAACGCGGAGCCGGAGCTCTGCCAGTACGAGTTCTGGTCGGCGTCGGCGATCTTGCTGGCCGGCTGACCGGTGGTGGCGCTGCTGGCCGTGACGGTCGGGGACGTCCCGGCGGGTAAGGCGGTGGTCGGCGCGCTCGCGGCGAGCGCGGGCCCGCCCATCGCGAGCAGGGCGAGACCGAGCAGCGCGGCTGCCAGTCTCGGCGCAGGTCGGGGTGCGCTCATCGAGTGGTCTACCTCTCGTCCGGCGGCAGGGGTGATGGCGAGAAGGCCGGTTCTTCCGGCTTGATGCCAGAAATTAACGGCACACTATTCAGTTTTTGCGTGACAGGACTCACAGCGTTACAGAAACGTGTCGACCTCGTCAACGGCCAGTTGAGGCCACGCGGGGCCGCTCCCGGCGGCCGGACGGGTGAGCTGGCACGATGCGGCGGTGGATCGGATCCTGTTGCCCGCCCCGGTCGGCTTCGTGCTCGGCGGCGGTGGCAGCCTCGGCGCGATCCAGGTCGGCATGCTGCGGGCGCTCGCCGAGCGCGGCATCGCCCCCGACCTGGTCACCGGCACGTCCGTGGGCTCGGTGAACGGCTCGCTGGTCGCACTCGACCCCGAGCACGCCGCCGACCGGCTCACCGAGATGTGGGCCGGGATGACGCGGGCGCGCGTGTTTCCCGGCGGGCCGTTGGCCCAGCTGCGCACGCTGCGCCGCGAGCGCACGTACCTGTTTCCCAACACCGGACTGGTCGACGTGCTGACCGAGGGTCTTGGCGGCGCAACGGACTTCGCCGAGCTGGCACTGCCGTTCGGGGCCGTCGCGGTCGACGCCGTGACCGGGCTGCCGGTGCTGATGACGTCCGGCGAGCTCGTGCCGGCCATCGTCGCGTCGGCGGCGATCCCGGGCATCTACCCGCCGGTGCGCCGGGAGGACCGGGTGCTCTACGACGGCGGCGTGCTGGCCAACGTGCCGATCCGGCAGGCGCTGGCCATGGGCGCGAAGTCGTTGGTGGTGCTGGATTGCACGTTCCCCGGGCACCTGCCCGAGGTGCCCGGCACGCTGGCCGAGACGCTGTTGTTCTGGGCCACGCTGGGCATGCGCAACCAGGCCGTGCTGGAGGCTGATCTTGCCGCCGGGGCCGTGCCCGTGGTGTATCTGCCGGGCGCACCCGTGCAGGCCGTCACGCCACTCGACTTCGGCCACACCGCCGACCTGATCGAGTCGTCCTACCTGGCGTCCAAGGACTTCCTTGCCGGCGTGGAGATCACCGGTCCCGGACTGTACGGCGGCCCGGCCGGCGCACCCGACGGGGTGGCCGAACCGGGCCGGCAGAGCTGAGCGGTCAGCCCCAGATGTCGGTGATCGGCGTGGCGTTGGCCGCCGCGCCGGCGTGGGGGAGGCCGTAGGCGTCCTCGATGGTGCGCAGGACGCTGTAGTGGTTGATCTTCTCGGTGTAGGTGCCGGTCTTCACGCCGGCGCCGGTGATGATGGTGGGGATGATGTTGGCGGTGGTGTTGTCGTCCTCGTCGAAGGTGAGCACGAAGACGGAGTTGTGCGTCTTGGCCCACTGGATGTAGGCGTCGAGGTGGGACTTGAGCCAGGTGTCGCCCTGCTTGACGGTGCCGTCGTGCATGTCGTCCTGGAGGTTGGGCACGACGAACGACACGGCGGGCAGCTTGGTGAAGTCGGTGGGGAACTTGGTGAAGCGCAGGTTGGCCGAAGCGGGCACGTCGGCGAAGTCGGACCACGGGTTGTGCTTGCGGGCGTAGGTGCCGGAGGTGCAACCGGTGTAGCCGTCGCTGGGCATGCTCTCCGAATAGCCGGCGAAACCGATACCGGCCGCCAACGCCTGGCCGCCGAGGTCGGCGGTGGTGAAGGCCTTCTTGGGACACGTGTCGTTGGTGACGCCCTGGGTGCTGCCGGAGAACAGCGCCAGGTAGTTGGGCTGGCTGGGGTGGGTCTCGGCGTGCGAGTTGGTGAAGTTGGCCCCGGACTTGGACAAACCGGTGATGTACGGCGCGTTGGCGTTGCCGACGATCTCACCCTGGGCGTGGTTCTCCTCGATCACGACGAGAATGTGGTCCGGGTGGGGGACGGCGGCCGCGGAAGCGGTACCGGGCAACAGGAAGGCCGCGGAGAGGGTGGCGGCGGAAACGAGCGGGATGAATCGGCGCATCGAACGCTCCTCGTAGTCGGCTTGCCGCGTACGGTAAGCGCGTTCCGCGCCGGCTGGGAACCGCCCGCTTTTCACAGACGGTCCCCAGCCCGTGAACGTGGGAGTCCACTGTGGACGAAGTGCGCCGGGTCCATGGCCGGCCGAGGAGTGCTCACGGCCAAGGCGACGGCTTGCCCCAAGGTCATGGCCCGCCCCTCGCCGAACAGCCGGTCGAACGTGTCCCGACCGAGCTCGGCGCCTGCTGTCCCGGCGGCCGGCCGGCGCGACCGCCGGACGTTGTCCGCGATCGTCGACGGCCCGCCGTGCTCCATGAGCCGGGCGGCCGCGCCGGCCAGCCGAGCGGACCGCTCCGGTTGGCCGGTGTTGGCCGCGGTGATGCTCAGTTGGTGCAACGCCCATGTCATGCCGGAACCGGAACCGGAGCCGAGCCGGCTCATGATCCGGACCGCCTCGCGGACCAGCCGCTCGGACCGTTGCCACTCACCGAGTTGGATCAACACGGAGCCGCGGTGGACCAGTGTGCTGGCCAGCCCCCAGGTCGCGCCGGCCTTGCGGACCTCGACCTCCAGCTCGGCCAGCGCCTGGTCGGCTTCCCTACGCTGGTCCAACACCATGGTCACCTGGGCCTGCACGGCCCGGGTGACCGCCGGCCGGCCGACCTGGCGCAGTGCTGCCTCCGCCTCGTCGAACAGCGCCTCGGCCAGTTCGTTGTCCGCCGCCGATCTCGCCACGTGGCCACGAAACAGCAGCGCCATCGCGAGCGTCGGGGGATCGGCGTCCAGTCGTGCGAGTCCGACGGCCTGGTCGGCAACGCGGATCGCGTGCTCGCTGTCGCCTCCGTGCGACGCGTAGCCGTAGACCGCGAGCACGCCGGCCCGCGCTCGGGGGCTGAGCGAGTCGTCGTTGCCGGCCAACACCTCATCGGCCCACTGCCGGTACTCCGCGACGTGGCCCACCATGATCCAGTACGTCGGAAGGTCCAGAATGGCCGCGCACCGGTCCAGTTCGCCCTGCTCGAGCCGCCAGCGCAGCGCTGCTCGCAGGTTGTCCCGCTCCCACCGCAGCCGGTCGAACCACTCATCGTGGTCCGGACCGCCTACGCCCTGGCGGGCTGCCGCGACGAAGGACTCGATGTGGACCGCGTGCCGCTCCTTGGCCTCGGTCAGGACGCCGGACGCCGCCGCTCGGGCGACGGCGAAGACCCGGACCGTTTCCAGCAGGGCGAAACGGGTGTCCGTGGTGCGGACGATCATGCTGGCATCCAGCAGCCCGCCGAGCAGCCGCCACGCGGTCGTCAGGTCGAGGCGGGCGACGGCGGCCGCCGCCGGCGCGGTCCAGCCGCCGGCGAACACCGATACGGCACACAGCATCGACTGCTCGTCGGCAGTCAGTAGGTCGTAGCTCCAGGCGATCGCCGCCCGCAGCGACCGGTGTCGGCCCGGTGCGTCGCGGGCCCCCGCCGCCCAGCAGGTCGTGCGACCGCTCCAGCTGGTGGAGCAACGCGGCCGGCGGCAGCAACCGGGTGCGGGCAGCGGCGAGTTCGATCCCCAGCGGGAGTCGGTCGACACAGCGGCAGATCGCGTCGACCACGGCCGGATCGTGGCCGACGCGGGCAGAGCCGGCCTGCCTCGCCCGTTCGTCGAACAGCTCGGCCGCGGAGCGGGAGTCCAGGGGCGTCACCGACCACACGTGCTCGCCGGTCAGCCGCAGTGGCGCACGGCTGGTGGCCAGCACCGTGAGCCCGGGCGCGACGTCCAGCAGCCACGCGATGTCCGGCCCGGCGTCCACCAGGTGTTCGACGTTGTCGATCAGCAGCAGCAGCAGTTTCCGGTCCCGCAGGCGCGCCCGTAGGGCGGTGCGAAGCTGAGCACCGTCGGTCTCCCTGATCGCCAGGCTGCTGGCGATGGTCGGCAGCACCAGGTTCGGGTCGTCCACCGGTGCCAGCGACACGACCACGACGCCGTCGGCGACGTGCTGCGCACACTGCCGGGCGGCCTCGGTGGCCAGCCGCGTCTTGCCGACGCCACCGGGTCCGGTCAATGTCAGCAGCCGCGCGTCGCCCGTCGTCAGCCGGTCGACGATTTCGGCCACGTCGTGGTCACGGCCGACCAGCCGGGTGCGCTGCGCCGGCACCGGTGTGCCGGGATCCGCACGGCGCGGTGCGACCGGGTCGAGGGCGCGGTCGTCGCGCAGGATGGCCAGCTCGAGTCGCCGGAGCTCGGCCCCGGGATCGATACCCAGTTCCTCGGCCAACAGGGCACGAGTGCGCTGTGCGGCGTCCAACGCTCGGCTGGTCTGACCGCTGCGGTGCAGCGCGAGCATCAGCTGGCCGATCAGCCGCTCCCTGGTCGGGTGGGCGTCGGCCACCGAGGTGAGCTCACCGAGGACCTGCTGATGGCCGCCCAGCCGGAGAATCCCGTCGAACCGGTCCTCCATGGCGGTCAGCCGGGTCTGCTCAAGGCCACCGCACAAGCGCTCGCGGACCTCCGAGGACGCGGTGTCGGCCAGCGCCGGTCCCGTCCACAGCAGCAATGCCTGGTCCAGCCGGGTCACCCGGGTCTGATCGTCGGTCGCCGCCCGGGCCTTGGCGACGCCGTCGACGAACCGGTGCACGTCGATCTGCCGCGGATCGGCTCGCAGCGCGTAGCCCACGCCGTCGGTGGAGATCGTCATGTCCGGGTCGCCGGCCAGTATCGAGCGGAGATTGGACACCAGCACGTGCACCGCGTGTGTGGCGCGGCGCGGCGGATCCGCCGGCCACAACCATTCGACCAGCCGCTGCAACGGCACCACCCGGTTCACGTCCCATGCCAGCACGGCGAGGACGAGACGCTGTTGGCGCGGCCCGAGGTTCACCACCGTGTCCCCGACCCGAGCCCGCACCGGTCCCAGCAACAGCAACTCCACGCACACCCCCATGTGAGCACTGGTCACTGACAGCAGCATGCCGGCCGCGGCTGATCGCTCAAACCGCGTTCCGACCGCGGGCTGACTTGGCTCTGAGTGCCAGCCGCGATGGTGACCAGGCAGGAACCGGACGATCGCTTGAGGAGTGGACGTGAAAATCAGGACCGTGTTTGCCCGAACGGGCCGCGCGATCGGGGTGGTTGCCGCGATGTTGGCCATCGTGGCCGGCGCCGCGGTGCCGGCGCAGGCCGCCACCCAGCAGTTCAGCGACGGCTTCGAGGGCGTTCCGTCGAGCCACTGGCAGGGCATCACCGAAGGGGACGGTGTCGCCGGTTTTGACATCAACCAGGGCCTTGCCCGGTCCGGGGCCAACGACGGCTGGCTCTACACGGGGACGGGCTACGCGGCCGAGCGGATCGCCGTGCCGGTCGGGGGCTGGCCCGACAAGCGTAACTGCAGCGCGCGGATCTACGCCGAGACGCTCAGCTACGCCGCCCAGGTCGGGTTGGAGATCTGGAGCCCCAACAACGGCTGGGTCAGGCTGACCGGCCTCACCGGCTGGATCACCCCCGGCAGCTACCAGGCGATCACCACCTTCCCGGTCGACCTCACCGGCCAGGACACCGTCTACATCCAGGCGATCTACGGCAACAACGGTGTCGTTCCGCAGTTCGTGCGGCTGGACGACGCGACCCTGACCTGCCTCTCCGCCTGATCCGTCGACCGGCCGGGGGTGTGCGGCCCGCACACCCCCGGCCGGTTCAGGACCGCAGGTCGTAGACGGTCGTGCCGCCGACGGTCTTGGCCTGGTAGTGGGCGGCGACCCAGGTGGCGATGTCGGAGGAGCCGCCGCCGAAGCCGCCACGACCGCCGCCGGCGACGTAGTAGCTGATCTTGCCTTCGGCCACGTACTGCTGGAACTGGGCCAAAGTGGGCGCCGGATCGCCGCCGTTGAAGCCGCCGATGGCCATCACGGACTTGCCGCTGGCCAGGGCGAGCGGGGCCGAGGACATGGAGCCGTCGGTGGCCGCGGCCCACTCGGTGGTGGTGGCCTTGAGCAGGCTGACCACCGTGGCATCGGCCTGGCCGGAGCCGCCGCCGAAGCCGCCCTGGGAGCTGCCGGCCGGACCGGAGACGGGGATGGAGCCGGTGTGCGGTGTAGCGGCGGTGGCGATGCTGAAAGAGCCCACGCCGATCATGCCGGCCACGGCGGCGACCACGATGAGACGGCGGAGTTGTTGCCCCTGCAACAGAATCAGCGCGGCGACGGCGATGCCGGCGACGAGCACGACCCAGCGCAGCCACGGCAGCCAGGACGAGTTCTCGGACAGCAGCACGAAGTCCCACACCCCGGTCACGGCGATCATGGCGGAAAGCCAGGCCCGCACGGCGAACGCCGCCCGCCCGCGCCACAGCTGGCGGCCGCCGATGGCGACCAGGGCGGCGATGGCCGGGGCCAGCGCGACCGAGTAGTACGGGTGAATGGTGCCGCTCATGAAGCTGAACACGAGCCCGGTCACCAGCAGCCAACCGCCCCACAGCAGCAAAGCGGCCCGGGTCTGGTCGGTACGGGGAGCGCGGCGCGTGAACCACAAGCCGGCGACGAGTGCGATCAGCGCGGCCGGCAGCAGCCACGAGATCTCGGTGCCGAAGGCCTGCCCGAACATGCGCGTGATGCCGGCGCTGCCGCCGAACGACAGGTTCCCGCCACCCCCGCCGCCACCGCCCGGCCCGCCGCCGCCCCCGTTGCCGGAACC encodes:
- a CDS encoding lysozyme is translated as MRTSRIAGVLAGLLLITTATTATANAATNPDDPALHWAGSEVAKHEGGGRSGFAPLAGLPGLDVSHYQGNVDWASVASKGAKFAYVKATEGTTYTDPTFAHQYNGSYNAGLIRGAYHFARPNLSGGAAQADYFVAHGGGWSKDGKTLPPMLDIEYAPSGDQCYGLTQASMRSWITAFNNELHARTTRWATVYTTTDWWTKCTGNWSGLSSTNPLFIARYSSSPGTLPAGWATWTFWQFADSGTFPGDQDQFNGSATRLLALANNTA
- a CDS encoding discoidin domain-containing protein; amino-acid sequence: MSAPRPAPRLAAALLGLALLAMGGPALAASAPTTALPAGTSPTVTASSATTGQPASKIADADQNSYWQSSGSAFPQWAQVDLGKISRIGGVVMKVPAGWASRTETLSVQGSDDGKGYSTLAGSKKYTFDPKSDNTVRVDFGTQLTRYLRVEITDNSAGSQAQLSDLEAVPAAVDATNLAAGKAMSSSGYVQNYAPGNANDGNQGTYWESTNNAFPQWLQVDLGASVSSTQIVLKLPTANWGARTQTLSVQGSTDGSTFSQLVASAGYTFDPASNNTVTINYTPVTTRYLRLNITGNTGWPAGQVSEFEVYGPSSGDTQPPTAPSALAYTQPASGQIKLTWNASTDNVGVTGYDVYANNSLRTSVSGTTLTYTDSQPDTATVTYFVRAHDAAGNQSGNSNSVTRTGSGTGDPGTNLAVGKPITASSTTLNFVATNANDNDVTTYWEGAGGTYPQTLTTQLGSNADTSSVVVKLNPASIWGPRTQTIEVLGREQSATGFTSLVAAKSYAFDPASGNTVTIPVSARVADVQLKFTANSGAGGGQAAEFQVFGVPAPNPDLTVTGSSWTPASPVETDSITASATVKNAGTLPAGATDVNFYLGTTKVGTASVGALAAGASSTVSASIGTRDAGSYQLTAKVDESNKVIEQNEANNSYTNPTALVVTPVQSSDLVATTNWTPSNPSAGNPVQFSVTVKNQGTIASAGGAHGITVTVSSNGSTVATLTGSVSGVINAGATASPVNVGSWTAANGNYTVTTTVANDANELPVKQGNNTSTSSLFVGRGANMPYDSYEAESGVLGGGAAVLSPNRTIGDLAGEASGRQAVTLNSTGSSVEFTTREATNTLVTRFSIPDGTSSTLDIYVDGTLLKPISLTSQYAWLYGAEASPGNDPGAGAPRHIYDEANVLLGTTVPAGHKIKLQKDASNAGNFAIDFINLELATAQANPDPAHYAVPAGFTQQDVQAAFDKVRQDTTLTGVYLPTGDYSISSKMTIYGKAITVVGAGPWYTRFLSPSGQTNTDVGIDIQSSANGSKVSGMAFFGNWNSRQDGPGKVFNMTNVSNITLDNIWIEHQMCLFWGQNVQNITISNSRIRDTFADGVNMTNGSSNNHIVNDEARSTGDDSFAMFAATDAGGGNETGNVFENLTAVLTWRAAGFAVYGGEDNTFRNLYVADMLTYAGITVSSLNFGYPMKDFGPDPTTIQNVSIVRAGGHFWGAQTFPGIWMFSANQKFQGIRVSDVDIVNPTYSGIMFQTDYVGGAPLQPITDTVLTNVSISGAQQSGDAYNAKSGFGIWANELPEAGQGPAVGSATFTNLKLSNNFIDIRNTTSTFTVNRN
- a CDS encoding patatin-like phospholipase family protein is translated as MDRILLPAPVGFVLGGGGSLGAIQVGMLRALAERGIAPDLVTGTSVGSVNGSLVALDPEHAADRLTEMWAGMTRARVFPGGPLAQLRTLRRERTYLFPNTGLVDVLTEGLGGATDFAELALPFGAVAVDAVTGLPVLMTSGELVPAIVASAAIPGIYPPVRREDRVLYDGGVLANVPIRQALAMGAKSLVVLDCTFPGHLPEVPGTLAETLLFWATLGMRNQAVLEADLAAGAVPVVYLPGAPVQAVTPLDFGHTADLIESSYLASKDFLAGVEITGPGLYGGPAGAPDGVAEPGRQS
- a CDS encoding alkaline phosphatase family protein produces the protein MRRFIPLVSAATLSAAFLLPGTASAAAVPHPDHILVVIEENHAQGEIVGNANAPYITGLSKSGANFTNSHAETHPSQPNYLALFSGSTQGVTNDTCPKKAFTTADLGGQALAAGIGFAGYSESMPSDGYTGCTSGTYARKHNPWSDFADVPASANLRFTKFPTDFTKLPAVSFVVPNLQDDMHDGTVKQGDTWLKSHLDAYIQWAKTHNSVFVLTFDEDDNTTANIIPTIITGAGVKTGTYTEKINHYSVLRTIEDAYGLPHAGAAANATPITDIWG
- a CDS encoding AfsR/SARP family transcriptional regulator — its product is MELLLLGPVRARVGDTVVNLGPRQQRLVLAVLAWDVNRVVPLQRLVEWLWPADPPRRATHAVHVLVSNLRSILAGDPDMTISTDGVGYALRADPRQIDVHRFVDGVAKARAATDDQTRVTRLDQALLLWTGPALADTASSEVRERLCGGLEQTRLTAMEDRFDGILRLGGHQQVLGELTSVADAHPTRERLIGQLMLALHRSGQTSRALDAAQRTRALLAEELGIDPGAELRRLELAILRDDRALDPVAPRRADPGTPVPAQRTRLVGRDHDVAEIVDRLTTGDARLLTLTGPGGVGKTRLATEAARQCAQHVADGVVVVSLAPVDDPNLVLPTIASSLAIRETDGAQLRTALRARLRDRKLLLLLIDNVEHLVDAGPDIAWLLDVAPGLTVLATSRAPLRLTGEHVWSVTPLDSRSAAELFDERARQAGSARVGHDPAVVDAICRCVDRLPLGIELAAARTRLLPPAALLHQLERSHDLLGGGGPRRTGPTPVAAGGDRLELRPTDCRRAVDAVCRIGVRRRLDRAGGGRRRPPRPDDRVAAARRAAGCQHDRPHHGHPFRPAGNGPGLRRRPSGGVRRPDRGQGAARGPHRVLRRGSPPGRRRSGPR